The segment AGGCTGACCTGTGTTCACTTCTCAATGGGCTGCTATTGCGAAACTGAAGTTTTAAATCTGAAACCGCATCTCAGCGGGGCTGAGGACCTGCAATCGCAGGGGTTGCCTCAGTGCTTCCTCCTGGGGTCCAAGCTCCCTTCCTTGCCTGAAAAGCACTCACTCCACAGGAGCAGAGAAGTTAGGCCTGCAGCAGCCCAGAAACCGGAGAGCACAGGCCTTCAGCAAATTAGGAACAGCTCCCCAGAAAACAaagcacccctgtaatcccagcatgttgggaggctgagtcgggaggatcgcttgagttcaaggatttgagaccagcctgggcaacatggcaaaaccccatctctaccaaaaaaaaaaaaaaaatttactgggacatggaggcgcatgcctgtaatcccagctacttgggaggctgaggtgggagaattgcttgaaccccggaggtacAGGCCGCAGTGaaagatcacgccatggcactccagcctggtgacagagcaagaccctatcacaaaaaaaagaagaaaagaaagcaagagagagagggaagggaggaagggaggaagggagggaggggagggaggggagggaggggagggagggaagggaagggagggaagagaaggatggaagaaagaaaaacagcactCATGAAACCCGCTGCCCAGCGCCATCCACCCCATGTTGCCTCCCAACACATAGCCCCGACCCCGGCCTGCTTTCGTTCAGTCACATTTCTGGGAAAACAAATCTACTGTCTCCCGGCGTCTCTGTCTGGCATCTTCCAATAAAGTAGCCACCCCATGGCCAGCAGCAGCAGACCTGAGGGGGGTTTCTGATTCAGAGACCTGGGTGCTCGGGTGCCCCACACTTCAGCAGAACCAGAGCTTTTAGCTTTGCTACCATTATTGGAATTCAAGTCATCAAGAAAACTAGGCAGATGGGCCAATCTAAATATTCTGCAATTGGTAAGGATTTCACACAGCTTCCGCAGAAAGAGAGACGTATCTCAAGTTCGCAGCCATCTCCCCAGCGCCCCCCACCCTACCCCACAAAGAGTCCCTGGGACTGGGGGTGCAAATGAAGTCAGTTCAGTCTCAATACCCAAGTGTTTCCCAAAATCCTCTTTAATAATACATGAAACCCACATTGCTGCAATCAGTATAAAAACAGTTATTCCTGATTTTGTACAAATGAGCATGTCTAGAGTCAGGATTATCAAGCATCAAGATACAAGTACCAAGTGGGAGGACCAAAGACAACTCCCAGTGAAGAGAAACGCTTGGGAACAAGAAATGTCGAAGCTGCAGGACGTGGTAACAACCCAGGGTGCCGAAAGGGTCAGAGGTGCAGGTGCAGTTGCAGGTTTCTGCCTGTGCAAGGGTGAGGGGCCGTCGCAGGCTGGCTGCAAAGGACCAGTGCCGGGCAGTGAGGCAGAGAGTGCCAGGGCTCTCGACTCTGCAGATTGGGCTTTGCAGAAGATTCCTgtttccccacctccccacccctctgACAGAGACCGAGGAGACCACGCACATTGCCCTCCTCTTCATAGCCAGCCATCGTTTCCACTCCAACATTCTGCTGCGTGTGTCACTCTGGAAAAATAATTCCTTGGTGTTCCTTGATCCTTTCAGATCACAGCTTGCCTGGTCAGACCCCTTCCCACATGCACAGTCTGAGTCCAGGAGGCCCTCGAAAGTCAGGCACAACACCCAGATCTGGTCCTCTTGGGCGGCTTCTGACTAGATATATCCACTGTGTGTGACGGCCTCTCGGCTCTCTGCTGTAAGATCATTGGCACCACCAGGTCAAACAGGGTCTCAAACAGGAGGTCCACATTGTAGCCGGTCTTGGCGCTGGTCTCAAAGCACATCTGCTCAGCGGCCGGCACGTCCTGCTCATCCAGCATCTTGTACTTGAGGATCTTTTTATAAAGGGCCACGGCGTCCTCCAGCTGCACCTGCTTAGGCACCCTGGGGGAGACACAGTCCCCGGCATCCGTATCTGGACTGCACTTTTCCTTCTCCTGGCCCGCCAAGGCCCCCTCCTCAGTGAGGTCCACTTTGTTCCCCACGATGGCGAAAAGGCAGTCTTTGCTGGCCGTGTCTGTCAGGCCCAGGAACCGGTCCTCCAGCTCCACCAGGCTCTGCGGGTGATTCACATCATAGGTGAGGATGATGGCGGCTGCCCCCCGGCAGTACATGGAGCCCAGACCATGGAACTGCTCCCGCCCTGGTGGGATAAGAGGGACAGAAAGACTGGTTATCTCTCATCTCAGAACACAGCCACCAGTCACACTGCAAGGGAGCGTCCCACAGGGATGTTTATTTTTAGGGTAATACATACAGGATGAAACGCTTAAACATAGTTGATGGAGAACGTGCCACCCATGGGCACCATCCCCAGAGCAGGAAGCCCCTCGAGAAAACAAGCTGTTGGGTGCCCAGAGTAGATGGGAAATCGAATCTAAGAATGTTCAGGAAGAACAGGCCTCAGGCATTCACACAGCCCTCCCTGCCTTCAAGCACCAACTCCAATGGAGCTATGGCCCCAGCCGTGGCTGGAGATGGAAGGAATCAAGAACCGATATCCAGAAAAAGGCAGTGACGGCCAAGGCCCTTGCTGAGATAGAAACTGACTCAGGAACGCAGGCTCTGGAAGCTAAGTGTGCTCATGTCccttcaccctcctcctcctaCAGCCCGTGGGTGCTCCCAGCTGCCCCGTGCTGCCCTGCCCAGGAGGCGCTGCGGGGAGAGCTTCTGAGTTCGCAACAGGGGTTGTAAACCACACCTGCACTTACCTACCAGAGTCACACAGCACCTTGCAGTGTTCACAGTATTTTTAGGACACAGTGGACCTCTTCTCTCCCTCACTGGAATCTGAATCCCTGAGGAGCCAGGCCTCAGCGTTTGCACTTCTTGCGGGTGCCGCAGCCCCACCTGCCCTCCAGGCTTTAAAACAGACAGAGGTGCGCGCAATTGCAGGCAAGTTGGGAGCCTGCTCCCAAAACATTTCCAGGTCGAGATCAAACCCTCGGGACACGGCTCAACGCCAACACATTGGCTGCTGACAAGGTGCTGTCTGTCGCTGGGTCTGGCAGGGAACAGGACCAGCTGGCACACACCCTGCAGTGCCTGGAGCGTGGGCCTCCGCTCTCCCCGTGCCCCCAGCACTTCGGCCTCACAAGGTCGGTGAGGGCACACACGCCTTCCACGAGGAGACTGAAGTGTGGGGGAGTCAGGCACAGCAGCGCTCGagggaggctgggccagggcaCTGGAACACCCGCCAGCACCCTGTATATAAATGCAGAGGCCCCCAAATTGATGGCTAAAAAGGGGGATTAAAAGGTCCTGGTCTCTGTGTACTTTTACAATGCAATCATCTAACCAAACCAACCCGGGTCAGAATACACTCTCCACAGGTAACACCTGCACATCCATGGTGTCCTGTTCCCAACATCTGCCCCAGGGCCACCTTTctatcccaccagcagtgcacagaTCCCCAAGGGGGCCTGCTCACCTCCCCACCGGCAGGCAGCTCCCTGCCAGTCCACTCAAGGGCTACCCAGGAACTTTCTGGCAGAATTCTACACTCCTGCCTGTAGCACAAGCTTTCTGCATACTCAGATTTGGAGGACAGACTCCCACAAGGGGAGGTGTTCCTGGGACAGGTGCAGTGCACACAGCAGGTGACAGTCCCCAGCAGGGAGGGCCCAGCCGAGCACGCCTGCTGGTATGTCCTCCAGGCCTCGGCATGCTTTTCATCGTTGGGCACATCTGCCGCGATGGGGCGATGAGCTCTCAGGAAGCAGCTGTGGGAGAGGCGGCAGCATGCACTATGGCCCCCACCTGCCTCTGGCGGACCGAGCAGGCTGTGTGTGGCATGGGCCCTCCCTGCTGGCAGGAAGGGGCTTCACAGGCGCTCCTGGTGATGAATCTGTTTCAATCACCAACGAGCAAACCCTAAGTGAGATCTTCCAACCACAAAGCACCTGCTCCCCACCACACCTGCCAGGGGCACGCTTTCGAAGAGGAATGAGACTGAGACCTGTGCTCAGACGCCATCCCGAGGAGCCTCTGCAGACAGCCCTGGAAGCTGCAGGCcagctcctcccctcctccccggGGCATGTGTGGCCTCCCGGGCCATGCCCTTAGACcaagaggagggagagctggAACGACTGACAACAGCACTGGCCTCCACTCTCAAGCTCAGAACGCAAGGTCAAGTGCCTCTGAACAAGGATGAGGCTGCTGGGGCGCTGGGGCAGAGAGAGGTGGCACCCAGGGAGTGTCCAGGCCCCATTCCAATCCCTTCCCTGGGAAAAGTAAgcctgattttgattttttaaaaagaagctaacAATGTGGATTTTAATCTCCCAAGTTTTAAGCATTCAAAACTAATTCAAAATGTTCTAAAGATCACATTTAGGCAAACCAAAATGCAACACTGGCCCATCATCGGCAGCTTCTAAATTATAGAAGTCCCATGTCACTCTGAGGGCAACTTCCCCTGAGTGTGTGGACAGCATCGACCAGTAGCAAGGGCTCTTAACCACTGGGGTCATAAACCAAATTCATAGGGTCCATGACCTTGAATGTGGGAGAAAATGTCATCTTTGTTTTCACCACGCTCTACCTGAAATTTACCACTTCCTTCCACTATAAATATTGGCAGCAAACTGCAGAAATGGCGGTAAGGGGCACTCATCACCAACAAGGCCAGCAGGTGCCTCCATCCGCATGCCAGCCGCCTCAGACACTCCAGTGCGATGCCGACGACCCTTCAGGCCTGCCACGCCTTCATTCATTAATATGTGGACCATGGACCACATACCAATCGTAATTTTAAAAGGCTCTGGATGGCTGTACTTAAGGACAGCTGGTTACCTTTGTATGTGGCTACACGTACTTGGGCACAGCGTTCTGAGAAGGGGTCCTTGGCTCATATGCCTCGGGGGCCAAGGGGATCTTGACACAAATGAAGTTAAGGACGCTTGGTCTGTGGGGCTTTGGAGCATGGACTGAACGCACAACACCTACACATATGTGGCTCCCTAAGGCAGACTGTCCTTTGCCAATAAACCACCGCTCAGAGCCAAATAGCCAAGAAACACAACCCAATTTCATCCCATTTCCATCCCCAGTCTCCTGAAATGGCCACATTCTGATGACACCAAGTCCTCAAACCTTGCTAGGCGATGCTGCCTGAATTTTGAGGCAGGCTGGTCACCCTTTGGGCAACCCTGGGGAGAGGATcccacagagacacacactcATGTCCTGCAAGAAGAGCCAGACGGACCTGACTACTGACCACTGTGGTCTCCCAGGCCCCGAGCGTGGGTTCCAGTTCCCCTTCAGCAAAGCCGACAGTGTGCCCTTCGGGGATGGGAGGGAAAGTGAGCTGGGAGCTGAGCCCAGACCAGCTCTGGtaggaggcagaagaatgtgCCCTGCTGCCAGTCTGAGGGTCAAAGTGCCAGAGCTAGCCGGGTCACCTCCCTCTTCTGGGAAAAGCCATCCTGGGAATGCTGTggtttgggcgacagagccacCCTGTTGGCAAGCAGCTTGTGCGCTGGAATTCAGCACCTGAAGGGCAACATTCCTCCCTTCCGCATGCCTACCGGGGTCAGCTTCAGACTGAGAAGTCAGTCCGTTTCCGGTCAAGCTGGCCTGGACCCCAGCAGGCAGAAACCAAACAGTGTCCCCCAGATCCAGTCATTCTCCCACTACAGAAGATGATGATCAAGAGCCTTTAAACCCCAATATAGCAGGCAttagcttaaaaaagaaaaggctagggcaggaggattacttgaagccagcagttggagaccagcttgggcaacacagcaaggctcttatctctctctctctctctctatatatatatatatatataaaatgtatatatatgtgtgtgtgtgtgtatatatataggtatatatatattcttttttttttttaattaaccaggcatggggacaca is part of the Macaca thibetana thibetana isolate TM-01 chromosome 17, ASM2454274v1, whole genome shotgun sequence genome and harbors:
- the RAB20 gene encoding ras-related protein Rab-20, which gives rise to MRKPDSKIVLLGDMNVGKTSLLQRYMERRFPDTVSTVGGAFYLKQWRSYNISIWDTAGREQFHGLGSMYCRGAAAIILTYDVNHPQSLVELEDRFLGLTDTASKDCLFAIVGNKVDLTEEGALAGQEKEKCSPDTDAGDCVSPRVPKQVQLEDAVALYKKILKYKMLDEQDVPAAEQMCFETSAKTGYNVDLLFETLFDLVVPMILQQRAERPSHTVDISSQKPPKRTRSGCCA